One Paraburkholderia sp. PREW-6R genomic region harbors:
- a CDS encoding site-specific integrase, with amino-acid sequence MKTRDTTLSKPALASDADNTTGFPDADELAILRAWYAGLAVRPAVERYLPSALGGNRSARGVLGQIRRRLVAIARTVHRDDLAALLSHPAEERERHAKAVAAAIDTLRVAPRPDPQIADDIAQWLAPRAVRALHAQGITTLADLTVRIPRRRQWWTAVPGLGPAGARAIEAFFAAWPTLTQKARALIVVSERGAIAPWESIRLPHELNGSQGTFRAPAATCTLDANNDHEAVHTWLRLHESPATQRTYRREAERLILWAIVERGRALSSLTTEDAIAYRAFLRHPSPRARWVGPVRPRTAPDWRPFTGSLSARSVAHALSIAGALFRWLIEQRYVLANPFSGIRVRDATGARTLDVSHAFTEGEWDLLRTIADGLEWSYAWSPAAAQRLRFLLDFGYATGLRASELVGATLAQIGTDPRGVHWLRVTGKGNRLAHVALPPLAWEALSRYLAERGLPVVPVRWNPATPVIGSLEAGSDAAISSVRLWGVLRRFFVLAADAIEADHPPLAAKLRRASPHWMRHTHATHALGRGAELTTVRDNLRHASVSTTSIYLHSDEAKRARQIAEAFGKRG; translated from the coding sequence GCCTCCGACGCCGATAACACCACCGGCTTTCCCGATGCCGACGAACTCGCGATCCTGCGCGCGTGGTATGCAGGTCTGGCCGTGCGGCCCGCCGTGGAGCGATATCTGCCTTCCGCACTCGGCGGCAACCGCTCCGCGCGTGGCGTGCTCGGTCAGATCCGGCGCAGGCTGGTCGCGATCGCGCGCACCGTGCATCGTGACGATCTCGCGGCGCTGCTCAGCCATCCGGCAGAGGAACGCGAGCGGCACGCAAAGGCCGTTGCAGCGGCAATCGACACGCTGCGCGTCGCGCCCCGGCCCGATCCGCAGATCGCCGATGACATCGCGCAATGGCTTGCGCCCCGGGCGGTTCGCGCACTGCACGCGCAAGGCATCACCACCCTGGCCGACCTGACGGTGCGCATCCCGCGCCGGCGCCAGTGGTGGACCGCTGTCCCTGGGCTCGGGCCCGCAGGCGCCCGGGCGATCGAGGCGTTCTTTGCGGCGTGGCCCACGCTGACCCAAAAGGCGCGCGCGCTGATTGTGGTGAGCGAGCGCGGCGCGATCGCACCGTGGGAGTCCATCCGGCTGCCACATGAGCTCAATGGCTCGCAGGGAACGTTCCGTGCGCCCGCCGCGACCTGCACGCTCGATGCTAACAACGACCATGAAGCCGTCCACACCTGGCTCCGTCTGCACGAGTCGCCTGCCACGCAGCGGACCTACCGCCGGGAAGCTGAGCGGCTGATCCTGTGGGCCATCGTCGAGCGCGGCCGCGCGCTGTCCTCACTCACGACCGAGGACGCAATCGCCTACCGGGCGTTCCTGCGCCATCCGTCGCCGCGCGCGCGCTGGGTGGGACCGGTGCGGCCGCGCACCGCGCCCGACTGGCGGCCGTTCACCGGCAGTCTGTCGGCGCGCTCCGTCGCGCACGCACTCTCGATCGCGGGCGCCCTCTTCCGCTGGCTCATCGAGCAGCGCTACGTGCTGGCCAACCCGTTCTCCGGGATCAGGGTGCGCGATGCAACTGGGGCCCGCACGCTGGATGTCTCGCATGCGTTCACCGAGGGCGAGTGGGATCTGCTGCGCACGATTGCGGATGGTCTCGAATGGTCCTATGCCTGGTCGCCGGCGGCAGCCCAACGGCTGCGTTTCCTGCTCGACTTCGGCTATGCAACCGGGCTGCGGGCCAGCGAGCTCGTCGGCGCGACGCTGGCGCAGATCGGCACGGATCCGCGGGGTGTTCACTGGCTTCGCGTGACCGGCAAGGGGAACAGACTGGCGCATGTGGCCCTGCCGCCGCTTGCCTGGGAGGCGCTGTCACGCTATCTGGCCGAACGCGGCCTGCCCGTCGTGCCGGTGCGCTGGAATCCGGCGACGCCGGTTATCGGCAGCCTGGAGGCCGGCAGCGACGCCGCGATCAGCAGCGTGCGGCTGTGGGGCGTGCTGCGGCGGTTTTTTGTGCTGGCCGCCGACGCGATCGAAGCGGATCACCCACCGCTCGCCGCAAAACTTCGTCGCGCGAGCCCCCACTGGATGCGCCACACGCATGCGACCCATGCGCTGGGGCGCGGCGCCGAGCTCACCACCGTGCGCGACAATCTCCGCCATGCGTCGGTGTCCACGACATCAATCTATCTGCACAGCGACGAGGCAAAACGGGCACGACAGATCGCCGAAGCATTTGGCAAGCGTGGGTAA
- a CDS encoding GNAT family protein: MISVPANGILLREFRRDDLSQYQSLRSEPKFQRFYSEEDSAPDKAKELLGMFVSQSGEVPRTKHQLVVVSVSGDLMGSCGIQIQSPGHASIGCELGRRSHGTGAARYAANALLEFGFLELCFQRIFAETISENKAAIRLCKTVGMHVESERANDRDFKGREWTTTVLAIHRDDWQAKRAQRELR; the protein is encoded by the coding sequence ATGATTTCAGTACCTGCGAACGGAATTCTTCTCCGAGAATTCCGTCGGGATGACTTATCGCAGTATCAGAGCCTCCGGAGCGAGCCGAAATTTCAGCGATTTTATAGCGAGGAGGATTCCGCACCCGACAAGGCCAAAGAACTCCTCGGCATGTTCGTCTCGCAAAGTGGCGAAGTTCCGAGGACGAAGCATCAACTGGTGGTTGTATCGGTTTCCGGCGACCTGATGGGCTCCTGCGGTATTCAAATCCAATCACCTGGGCATGCATCGATCGGTTGCGAGTTAGGCCGCCGCTCGCATGGGACGGGGGCCGCACGCTATGCCGCCAACGCCCTGTTGGAATTTGGCTTCCTTGAACTATGCTTTCAGCGAATCTTCGCGGAAACGATTTCGGAGAACAAGGCGGCAATCCGGCTTTGCAAAACGGTCGGAATGCACGTCGAATCAGAACGCGCCAATGATCGAGACTTTAAGGGGAGGGAGTGGACTACGACAGTCCTCGCCATCCACCGGGACGATTGGCAGGCCAAACGTGCGCAGCGCGAACTGCGCTAG
- a CDS encoding CaiB/BaiF CoA-transferase family protein has product MGGPLQGIRVVEIGTLIAAPFAARLMAEFGAEVIKIEAPVTGDPLRKWRKLHDGTSLWWYLQSRIKKSICVNLKSPDGVEVVKRLAADADVIIENLRPGALEKLGLGWDVLHAINPKLTMVRISGYGQTGPYRDRPGFGAIGEAMGGIRYTTGEADGAPARVGVSLGDSLASLHGVIGALMSLLRVKTGQGDGQVVDVSLVESVFNLMESLVPEYDLLGHVRERSGGALPGIAPSNTYRTEDEGFVVIAGNSDPIFRRLMHVIGRPDLADDPALAHNDGRAAQCAMLDEAITAWTSHHATEDVLAALDRAEVPAGRIYSVADIVADPHYRARGMLLEADLPGGSKVKMPGIVPKLSDTPGEVRWQGPALGEHTGSVLGDLGFDSEAIERLRREGAVQ; this is encoded by the coding sequence ATGGGTGGACCCCTTCAGGGAATTCGCGTGGTCGAGATCGGCACGCTCATTGCCGCGCCGTTCGCCGCGCGCCTCATGGCCGAGTTCGGCGCGGAAGTCATCAAGATCGAAGCGCCCGTGACAGGCGATCCGCTTCGCAAATGGCGCAAGCTGCACGACGGCACGTCGCTCTGGTGGTATCTGCAGTCGCGCATCAAGAAATCGATCTGCGTCAATCTGAAATCCCCCGATGGCGTGGAGGTGGTCAAAAGACTGGCCGCGGATGCCGACGTCATCATCGAAAACCTGCGCCCTGGCGCGCTCGAAAAGCTCGGCCTCGGCTGGGACGTGCTGCACGCAATCAATCCCAAACTGACGATGGTGCGTATTTCCGGATACGGCCAGACCGGTCCTTATCGCGATCGTCCGGGCTTCGGCGCGATCGGCGAGGCGATGGGCGGCATCCGGTACACGACCGGCGAAGCGGACGGTGCGCCGGCGCGCGTCGGTGTGAGTCTCGGCGATTCGCTCGCGTCCCTTCACGGCGTAATCGGCGCGCTGATGTCGCTCCTGCGGGTGAAGACGGGGCAGGGGGACGGCCAGGTGGTGGATGTTTCGCTCGTGGAAAGTGTCTTCAACCTGATGGAAAGCCTCGTGCCCGAATACGACCTGCTCGGTCACGTGCGCGAACGCAGCGGTGGCGCGCTGCCTGGCATTGCGCCTTCCAATACATATCGCACGGAAGACGAAGGCTTCGTGGTGATCGCAGGCAACAGCGATCCGATTTTCCGCCGGTTGATGCACGTGATCGGCCGTCCTGATCTGGCCGACGACCCCGCGCTTGCGCACAACGACGGCCGCGCGGCGCAGTGTGCAATGCTCGACGAAGCTATCACTGCGTGGACCTCGCATCACGCCACCGAAGACGTGCTGGCCGCTCTCGACCGTGCCGAAGTGCCGGCCGGGCGCATCTATTCGGTGGCCGACATCGTTGCCGATCCGCACTACCGGGCGCGCGGCATGTTGTTGGAGGCCGACCTGCCCGGCGGCAGCAAGGTGAAGATGCCGGGCATCGTGCCGAAGCTGTCGGACACGCCGGGCGAAGTGCGCTGGCAAGGCCCGGCGCTCGGTGAACACACCGGCAGCGTGCTCGGCGACCTCGGCTTCGACAGCGAGGCAATCGAGCGGCTGCGCCGCGAAGGAGCCGTGCAATGA
- a CDS encoding low molecular weight protein tyrosine phosphatase family protein, giving the protein MIRALFVCSRNRLRSPTAEAVFAAWPGVETDSAGLAPDAETVLSAEQIEWAQVIFVMERAHKTKISKGFSSQFRDKKIVCLDIPDRYKYMQPELVMVLKKKVERFLRS; this is encoded by the coding sequence TTGATTCGAGCGCTTTTCGTTTGCAGTCGTAATCGGCTCCGAAGTCCAACTGCAGAAGCGGTGTTCGCTGCTTGGCCAGGAGTTGAGACCGATTCTGCAGGACTCGCACCGGACGCAGAGACCGTCCTGTCAGCAGAGCAAATAGAGTGGGCGCAGGTGATCTTTGTCATGGAACGCGCACACAAGACCAAGATTTCGAAGGGGTTTTCGTCCCAGTTTAGGGATAAAAAGATCGTGTGCCTCGATATACCAGACCGGTACAAATATATGCAACCCGAACTCGTTATGGTGCTGAAAAAGAAAGTCGAACGGTTCCTTCGGTCGTAA
- a CDS encoding effector-associated domain EAD1-containing protein, with protein sequence MSAVFIGARNSVFTTVLLAGLRGAADKSASGFIRVFDLFNYVSEEVPKLIPDDQHPIFKADNLEVNFPVALSQGGKKLPDSPDTMPTKHQDDPWTVLEAILVELYPFGPRDQEVWSRAGGDLSRLQIHSTSQAAWHAALRTLKQGGGGRRINFGSLLKTAKEDFSHHPQLAILQAP encoded by the coding sequence GTGTCAGCCGTATTTATCGGCGCGAGGAATAGCGTTTTCACGACTGTTTTGCTGGCAGGCTTGCGCGGAGCTGCAGACAAGAGTGCCAGCGGCTTCATCAGGGTCTTTGACCTATTTAACTACGTCTCCGAAGAGGTGCCTAAGCTGATCCCAGACGACCAGCACCCAATTTTTAAGGCGGACAATCTTGAAGTGAACTTCCCTGTCGCATTAAGCCAAGGCGGGAAAAAGTTGCCAGATAGCCCGGACACTATGCCCACGAAGCACCAGGACGACCCTTGGACCGTGTTAGAGGCGATCTTGGTTGAGCTCTATCCCTTCGGACCACGGGATCAGGAGGTGTGGAGCCGTGCCGGTGGTGACTTGTCTCGCCTCCAAATTCATTCCACAAGTCAGGCTGCTTGGCACGCAGCGCTTCGCACCCTGAAACAGGGCGGGGGAGGCAGGCGTATCAACTTCGGCAGCTTGCTCAAGACAGCGAAGGAAGACTTTTCGCACCATCCGCAGTTGGCGATACTGCAGGCGCCTTGA
- a CDS encoding hydroxymethylglutaryl-CoA lyase, translating into MNDRYENAEKLVVQEVAPRDGLQIEPTWVETADKIALIDSLSTLGFARIEAGSFVSPKAIPALRDGEAVFQQIERHPGVVYVALVPNLKGAERALASRADELNLVMSASQSHNRANMRMSCESSLAAFGDVVRRVKDASGGSQKVSLNGTVATAFGCPFEGAIAEDRVLGIVDIYRKLGLDGITLADTTGMANPRQVARIVSRVLERLPAAALTLHFHNTRGLGLANVLAAYEAGARRFDAALGGLGGCPFAPGASGNICTEDLVNLCAEMGIPTGIDLDQLIVLSRGLPALLGHDVPGQLAKAGRNRDLHAVPDYVLQI; encoded by the coding sequence ATGAACGACCGCTACGAGAATGCAGAGAAGCTGGTCGTGCAGGAAGTCGCGCCGCGCGACGGTTTGCAGATCGAACCGACATGGGTCGAAACGGCTGACAAGATCGCGCTGATCGATTCGCTGTCGACGCTCGGGTTTGCGCGCATCGAGGCGGGTTCGTTCGTTTCGCCGAAAGCCATTCCGGCACTTCGAGACGGCGAGGCCGTGTTCCAGCAGATCGAGCGGCATCCCGGCGTGGTCTACGTGGCGCTCGTGCCGAATCTGAAAGGCGCGGAACGCGCGCTTGCGTCGCGAGCCGACGAACTGAACCTCGTGATGTCGGCGAGTCAATCGCACAACCGCGCCAATATGCGGATGAGCTGCGAGTCGTCGCTGGCCGCATTCGGCGACGTCGTGCGGCGCGTGAAGGACGCGTCGGGCGGTTCGCAGAAGGTGAGCCTGAATGGGACGGTGGCGACGGCTTTCGGCTGTCCGTTCGAAGGCGCGATCGCGGAGGACCGCGTGCTCGGCATCGTCGATATTTATCGCAAGCTGGGCCTGGACGGCATCACGCTCGCCGACACGACCGGCATGGCCAATCCGCGTCAGGTCGCGCGCATCGTGTCACGCGTGCTCGAACGCCTGCCTGCTGCCGCGCTCACGCTGCATTTTCATAACACGCGCGGGCTTGGCCTTGCCAATGTGCTCGCTGCGTACGAAGCGGGCGCGCGCCGCTTCGACGCCGCGCTCGGCGGCTTGGGCGGTTGCCCGTTCGCGCCGGGCGCGTCCGGCAACATCTGCACAGAAGACCTCGTCAACCTGTGCGCCGAAATGGGTATTCCGACCGGCATCGATCTCGACCAGCTGATCGTTCTATCGCGCGGATTGCCCGCGCTGCTCGGCCACGACGTGCCGGGCCAGCTTGCCAAAGCCGGCCGCAATCGCGACCTGCACGCTGTGCCCGATTACGTTCTGCAAATCTGA
- a CDS encoding MFS transporter gives MSDMGAVASGSREQSGDDAAAIIRKVAWRLMPLIMICYLFAFFDRINISFAKFQLQADLGLTDTAYGLGASLFVIGYVLFEVPGNLFLYKVGARRWIARIMISWGLATAAMVFVNNEWQFYGLRFLIGAMEAGFAPGVLYYLTLWFPPSYRGRVTSMLFLASAFSGLVGAPLAGLVIGHMNGVLGMPGWHWLFLLGGLPCIVLGLLVLRLLKDRIEDAGWLTSAEKTFLSTQITQQSRHPDTGHSLLGAIRTPGFMMLGLVYFLIQVASYGLNFWAPHLIRVAGTHNPTVIGLLTAVPYVCGAIAMVVVGRLSDASGERRKYVFGLLIASAIGFFAAERPRVQVGICPKHLREASSRERTCSDGIVSC, from the coding sequence ATGAGTGACATGGGCGCCGTAGCGAGCGGCAGTCGTGAACAGAGCGGGGACGATGCCGCAGCGATCATCCGCAAGGTCGCATGGCGTTTGATGCCGCTCATCATGATCTGCTATCTGTTCGCTTTCTTCGATCGCATCAACATCAGCTTCGCAAAGTTCCAGCTGCAGGCGGATCTCGGCTTGACCGACACGGCGTACGGACTTGGCGCGAGTCTGTTCGTGATCGGCTACGTGCTGTTCGAAGTGCCAGGCAATTTGTTCCTCTACAAGGTCGGCGCGCGCCGCTGGATTGCGCGGATCATGATTTCATGGGGACTCGCCACGGCGGCAATGGTGTTCGTCAACAACGAATGGCAGTTTTACGGACTTCGCTTTCTGATCGGCGCGATGGAAGCGGGCTTCGCGCCCGGCGTGCTGTACTACCTGACGCTCTGGTTCCCACCGAGCTATCGCGGCCGCGTTACGTCGATGCTGTTTCTCGCGTCTGCGTTTTCAGGACTGGTCGGCGCGCCGCTCGCGGGGCTGGTGATCGGTCATATGAACGGCGTGCTCGGCATGCCGGGCTGGCACTGGCTCTTCCTGCTCGGCGGCCTGCCTTGCATCGTGCTTGGATTGCTGGTGCTGAGGCTGCTGAAGGACCGTATCGAAGACGCGGGTTGGCTCACGTCGGCGGAAAAGACGTTTCTCTCGACGCAGATCACGCAGCAGAGCCGTCATCCGGATACGGGGCATTCGCTGCTCGGCGCGATCCGCACGCCTGGCTTCATGATGCTGGGCCTCGTGTACTTCCTGATCCAGGTGGCGTCGTATGGCCTTAACTTCTGGGCGCCGCACCTGATTCGTGTGGCCGGTACGCATAATCCGACCGTGATCGGGTTGCTGACCGCGGTGCCATACGTGTGCGGCGCGATTGCGATGGTGGTGGTGGGGCGCCTTTCGGACGCGAGCGGTGAGCGTCGCAAATACGTATTCGGCTTGCTGATCGCGTCGGCAATCGGCTTCTTTGCGGCGGAAAGGCCACGGGTTCAAGTCGGGATATGCCCAAAACACCTTCGCGAAGCTAGCAGTCGGGAGCGGACGTGCTCTGATGGCATCGTGTCGTGCTGA